A section of the Pan paniscus chromosome 11, NHGRI_mPanPan1-v2.0_pri, whole genome shotgun sequence genome encodes:
- the MAMDC4 gene encoding apical endosomal glycoprotein isoform X12 codes for MPLPSHLLPALVLFLGHLAVNLPAAGSSGWAWVPNHCRSPGQAVCNFVCDCRDCSDEAQCGYHGASPTLGAPFACDFEQDPCGWRDISTSGYSWLRDRAGAALEGPGPHSDHTLGTDLGWYMAVGTHRGKEASTAALRSPTLREAASSCKLRLWYHAASGDVAELRVELIHGAETLTLWQSTGPWGPGWQELAVTTGRIRGDFRVTFSATRNATHRGAVALDDLEFWDCGLPTPQANCPLGHHHCQNKVCVEPQQLCDGEDNCGDLSDENPLTCGRHIATDFETGLGPWNRSEGWSWNHRAGGPERPSWPRRDHSRNSAQGSFLVSVAEPGTPAILSSPEFQASGTSNCSLVFYQYLRGSEAGCLQLFLQTLGPSAPRAPVLLRRRRGELGTAWVRDRVDIQSAHPFQILLAGQTGPGGVVGLDDLILSDHCRPVSEVSTLQPLPPGPRAPAPQPLPPSSRLQDSCKQGHLACGDLCVPPEQLCDFEEQCAGGEDEQACGTTDFESPEAGGWEDASVGRLQWRRVSAQESQGSSAAAAGHFLSLQRAWGQLGAEARVLTPLLGPSGPSCELHLAYYLQSQPRGFLALVVVDSGSRELAWQALSSSAGIWKVDKVLLGARRRPFRLEFVGLVDLDGPDQQGAGVDNVTLRDCSPTVTTERDREVSCNFERDTCSWYPGHLSDTHWRWVESRGPDHDHTTGQGHFVLLDPTDPLAWGHSAHLLSRPQVPAAPMECLSFWYHLHGPQIGTLRLAMRREGEETHLWSRSGTQGNRWHEAWATLSHQPGSHAQYQLLFEGLRDGYHGTMALDDVAVRPGPCWAPNYCSFEDSDCGFSPGGQGLWRRQANASGHAAWGPPTDHTTETAQGHYMVVDTSPDALPRGQTASLTSKEHRPLAQPACLTFWYHGSLRSPGTLRVYLEERGKHQVLSLSAHGGLAWRLGSVDVQAERAWRGTQPHQGLCQLWLAVPSYCSCSWCCWDLGDGAGCRRGGAAPSRATQRSQPPALTTSFSMRMVSPSRHLSPAIRRPPQTRPRFLIQHLVRP; via the exons atgcctctgcccagccacctgCTGCCCGCCTTGGTCCTGTTCCTGG GCCACCTGGCTGTCAACCTCCCAGCAGCAGGGTCCTCAGGCTGGGCCTGGGTCCCCAACCACTGCAGGAGTCCTGGCCAGGCCGTGTGCAACTTCGTGTGTGACTGCAGGGACTGCTCAGATGAGGCCCAGTGTG GTTACCACGGGGCCTCGCCCACCCTAGGCGCCCCCTTCGCCTGTGACTTCGAGCAGGACCCCTGCGGCTGGCGGGACATTAGTACCTCAGGCTACAGCTGGCTCCGAGACAGGGCAGGGGCCGCACTGGAGGGTCCTGGGCCTCACTCAGACCACACACTGGGCACCGACTTGG GCTGGTACATGGCCGTTGGAACCCACCGAGGGAAAGAGGCATCCACCGCAGCCCTGCGCTCGCCAACCCTGCGAGAGGCAGCCTCCTCCTGCAAGCTGAGGCTCTGGTACCACGCGGCCTCTGGAG ATGTGGCTGAACTGCGGGTGGAGCTGATCCATGGCGCAGAGACCCTGACCCTGTGGCAGAGCACAGGGCCCTGGGGCCCTGGCTGGCAGGAGTTGGCAGTGACCACAGGCCGCATCCGGGGTGACTTCCGA GTGACCTTCTCTGCCACCCGAAATGCCACCCACAGGGGCGCTGTGGCTCTAGATGACCTAGAGTTCTGGGACTGTGGTCTGCCCA CCCCCCAGGCCAACTGTCCCCTGGGACACCACCACTGCCAGAACAAGGTCTGCGTGGAGCCCCAGCAGCTGTGCGACGGGGAAGACAACTGCGGGGACCTGTCTGATGAGAACCCACTCACCTGTG GCCGCCACATAGCCACCGACTTTGAGACAGGCCTGGGCCCATGGAACCGCTCGGAAGGCTGGTCCTGGAACCACCGCGCTGGTGGTCCTGAGCGCCCCTCCTGGCCACGCCGTGACCACAGCCGGAACAGTGCACAGG GCTCCTTCCTGGTCTCCGTGGCCGAGCCTGGCACCCCTGCTATACTCTCCAGCCCCGAATTCCAAGCCTCAGGCACCTCCAACTGCTCG CTGGTCTTCTATCAGTACCTGCGTGGGTCTGAGGCTGGCTGCCTCCAGCTGTTCCTGCAGACTCTGGGGCCCAGCGCCCCCCGGGCCCCCGTCCTGCTGCGGAGGCGCCGAGGGGAGCTGGGGACCGCCTGGGTCCGAGACCGTGTTGACATCCAGAGCGCCCACCCCTTCCAG ATCCTCCTGGCCGGGCAGACAGGCCCGGGGGGCGTCGTGGGTCTGGACGACCTCATCCTGTCTGACCACTGCAGACCAGTCTCGG AGGTGTCCACCCTGCAGCCGCTGCCTCCTGGGCCCCgggccccagccccccagcccctgccGCCCAGCTCGCGGCTCCAGGATTCCTGCAAGCAGGGGCATCTTGCCTGCGGGGACCTGTGTGTGCCCCCGGAACAACTGTGTGACTTCGAGGAGCAGTGCGCAGGGGGCGAGGACGAGCAGGCCTGCG GCACCACAGACTTTGAGTCCCCCGAGGCCGGGGGCTGGGAGGACGCCAGCGTGGGGCGGCTGCAGTGGCGGCGTGTCTCAGCCCAGGAGAGCCAGGGGTCCAGTGCAGCTGCTGCTG GGCACTTCCTGTCTCTGCAGCGGGCCTGGGGGCAGCTAGGCGCTGAGGCCCGGGTCCTCACACCCCTCCTTGGCCCTTCTGGCCCCAGCTGTGAGCTCCACCTGGCTTATTATTTACAGAGTCAGCCCCGAG GCTTCCTGGCACTAGTTGTGGTGGACAGCGGCTCCCGGGAGCTGGCATGGCAGGCCCTGAGCAGCAGTGCAGGCATCTGGAAGGTGGACAAGGTCCTTCTAGGGGCCCGCCGCCGGCCCTTCCGG CTGGAGTTTGTCGGTTTGGTGGACTTGGATGGCCCTGACCAGCAGGGAGCTGGGGTGGACAACGTGACCCTGAGGGACTGTAGCCCCACAGTGACCACCGAGAGAGACAGAG aggtCTCCTGTAACTTTGAGCGGGACACATGCAGCTGGTACCCAGGCCACCTCTCAGACACACACTGGCGCTGGGTGGAGAGCCGCGGCCCTGACCACGACCACACCACAGGCCAAG GCCACTTTGTGCTCCTGGACCCCACAGACCCCCTGGCCTGGGGCCACAGTGCCCACCTGCTCTCCAGGCCCCAGGTGCCAGCAGCACCCATGGAGTGTCTCAGCTTCTGGTACCACCTCCATGGGCCCCAGATTG GGACTCTGCGCCTAGCCATGAGACGGGAAGGGGAGGAGACACACCTGTGGTCGCGGtcaggcacccagggcaaccgCTGGCACGAGGCCTGGGCCACCCTTTCCCACCAGCCTGGCTCCCATGCCCAGTACCAG ctgCTGTTCGAGGGCCTCCGGGACGGATACCACGGCACCATGGCGCTGGACGATGTGGCCGTGCGGCCGGGCCCCTGCTGGGCCCCTAATTACTGCTCCTTTGAGGACTCAGACTGCGGCTTCTCCCCTGGAGGCCAAGGTCTCTGGAGGCGGCAGGCCAATGCCTCGGGCCATGCTGCCTGGGGCCCCCCAACAGACCATACCACTGAGACAGCCCAAG GGCACTACATGGTGGTGGACACAAGCCCAGACGCACTACCCCGGGGCCAGACGGCCTCCCTGACCTCCAAGGAGCACAGGCCCCTGGCCCAGCCTGCTTGTCTGACCTTCTGGTACCACGGGAGCCTCCGCAGCCCAG GCACCCTGCGGGTCTACCTGGAGGAGCGCGGGAAGCACCAGGTGCTCAGCCTCAGTGCCCACGGCGGGCTTGCCTGGCGCCTGGGCAGCGTGGACGTGCAGGCCGAGCGAGCCTGGAGG GGAACACAGCCGCACCAGGGTCTCTGCCAGCTGTGGTTGGCAGTGCCCTCCTATTGCTCATGCTCCTGGTGCTGCTGGGACTTGGGGGACGGCGCTGGCTGCAGAAGAGGGGGAGCTGCCCCTTCCAGAGCAACACAGAGGTCACAGCCCCCGGCTTTGACAACATCCTTTTCAATGCG gATGGTGTCACCCTCCCGGCATCTGTCACCAGCGATCCGTAGACCACCCCAGACAAGGCCCCGCTTCCTCATCCAGCACTTGGTCAGACCCTAG
- the MAMDC4 gene encoding apical endosomal glycoprotein isoform X10 gives MPLPSHLLPALVLFLGHLAVNLPAAGSSGWAWVPNHCRSPGQAVCNFVCDCRDCSDEAQCGYHGASPTLGAPFACDFEQDPCGWRDISTSGYSWLRDRAGAALEGPGPHSDHTLGTDLGWYMAVGTHRGKEASTAALRSPTLREAASSCKLRLWYHAASGDVAELRVELIHGAETLTLWQSTGPWGPGWQELAVTTGRIRGDFRVTFSATRNATHRGAVALDDLEFWDCGLPTPQANCPLGHHHCQNKVCVEPQQLCDGEDNCGDLSDENPLTCGRHIATDFETGLGPWNRSEGWSWNHRAGGPERPSWPRRDHSRNSAQGSFLVSVAEPGTPAILSSPEFQASGTSNCSLVFYQYLRGSEAGCLQLFLQTLGPSAPRAPVLLRRRRGELGTAWVRDRVDIQSAHPFQILLAGQTGPGGVVGLDDLILSDHCRPVSEVSTLQPLPPGPRAPAPQPLPPSSRLQDSCKQGHLACGDLCVPPEQLCDFEEQCAGGEDEQACGTTDFESPEAGGWEDASVGRLQWRRVSAQESQGSSAAAAGHFLSLQRAWGQLGAEARVLTPLLGPSGPSCELHLAYYLQSQPRGFLALVVVDSGSRELAWQALSSSAGIWKVDKVLLGARRRPFRLEFVGLVDLDGPDQQGAGVDNVTLRDCSPTVTTERDREVSCNFERDTCSWYPGHLSDTHWRWVESRGPDHDHTTGQGHFVLLDPTDPLAWGHSAHLLSRPQVPAAPMECLSFWYHLHGPQIGTLRLAMRREGEETHLWSRSGTQGNRWHEAWATLSHQPGSHAQYQLLFEGLRDGYHGTMALDDVAVRPGPCWAPNYCSFEDSDCGFSPGGQGLWRRQANASGHAAWGPPTDHTTETAQGHYMVVDTSPDALPRGQTASLTSKEHRPLAQPACLTFWYHGSLRSPGTLRVYLEERGKHQVLSLSAHGGLAWRLGSVDVQAERAWRVPVILSLACVAGATWPGPAWADTAGTGAGEPPPLVTPSPLWTTPWAQRQGTQPHQGLCQLWLAVPSYCSCSWCCWDLGDGAGCRRGGAAPSRATQRSQPPALTTSFSMRMVSPSRHLSPAIRRPPQTRPRFLIQHLVRP, from the exons atgcctctgcccagccacctgCTGCCCGCCTTGGTCCTGTTCCTGG GCCACCTGGCTGTCAACCTCCCAGCAGCAGGGTCCTCAGGCTGGGCCTGGGTCCCCAACCACTGCAGGAGTCCTGGCCAGGCCGTGTGCAACTTCGTGTGTGACTGCAGGGACTGCTCAGATGAGGCCCAGTGTG GTTACCACGGGGCCTCGCCCACCCTAGGCGCCCCCTTCGCCTGTGACTTCGAGCAGGACCCCTGCGGCTGGCGGGACATTAGTACCTCAGGCTACAGCTGGCTCCGAGACAGGGCAGGGGCCGCACTGGAGGGTCCTGGGCCTCACTCAGACCACACACTGGGCACCGACTTGG GCTGGTACATGGCCGTTGGAACCCACCGAGGGAAAGAGGCATCCACCGCAGCCCTGCGCTCGCCAACCCTGCGAGAGGCAGCCTCCTCCTGCAAGCTGAGGCTCTGGTACCACGCGGCCTCTGGAG ATGTGGCTGAACTGCGGGTGGAGCTGATCCATGGCGCAGAGACCCTGACCCTGTGGCAGAGCACAGGGCCCTGGGGCCCTGGCTGGCAGGAGTTGGCAGTGACCACAGGCCGCATCCGGGGTGACTTCCGA GTGACCTTCTCTGCCACCCGAAATGCCACCCACAGGGGCGCTGTGGCTCTAGATGACCTAGAGTTCTGGGACTGTGGTCTGCCCA CCCCCCAGGCCAACTGTCCCCTGGGACACCACCACTGCCAGAACAAGGTCTGCGTGGAGCCCCAGCAGCTGTGCGACGGGGAAGACAACTGCGGGGACCTGTCTGATGAGAACCCACTCACCTGTG GCCGCCACATAGCCACCGACTTTGAGACAGGCCTGGGCCCATGGAACCGCTCGGAAGGCTGGTCCTGGAACCACCGCGCTGGTGGTCCTGAGCGCCCCTCCTGGCCACGCCGTGACCACAGCCGGAACAGTGCACAGG GCTCCTTCCTGGTCTCCGTGGCCGAGCCTGGCACCCCTGCTATACTCTCCAGCCCCGAATTCCAAGCCTCAGGCACCTCCAACTGCTCG CTGGTCTTCTATCAGTACCTGCGTGGGTCTGAGGCTGGCTGCCTCCAGCTGTTCCTGCAGACTCTGGGGCCCAGCGCCCCCCGGGCCCCCGTCCTGCTGCGGAGGCGCCGAGGGGAGCTGGGGACCGCCTGGGTCCGAGACCGTGTTGACATCCAGAGCGCCCACCCCTTCCAG ATCCTCCTGGCCGGGCAGACAGGCCCGGGGGGCGTCGTGGGTCTGGACGACCTCATCCTGTCTGACCACTGCAGACCAGTCTCGG AGGTGTCCACCCTGCAGCCGCTGCCTCCTGGGCCCCgggccccagccccccagcccctgccGCCCAGCTCGCGGCTCCAGGATTCCTGCAAGCAGGGGCATCTTGCCTGCGGGGACCTGTGTGTGCCCCCGGAACAACTGTGTGACTTCGAGGAGCAGTGCGCAGGGGGCGAGGACGAGCAGGCCTGCG GCACCACAGACTTTGAGTCCCCCGAGGCCGGGGGCTGGGAGGACGCCAGCGTGGGGCGGCTGCAGTGGCGGCGTGTCTCAGCCCAGGAGAGCCAGGGGTCCAGTGCAGCTGCTGCTG GGCACTTCCTGTCTCTGCAGCGGGCCTGGGGGCAGCTAGGCGCTGAGGCCCGGGTCCTCACACCCCTCCTTGGCCCTTCTGGCCCCAGCTGTGAGCTCCACCTGGCTTATTATTTACAGAGTCAGCCCCGAG GCTTCCTGGCACTAGTTGTGGTGGACAGCGGCTCCCGGGAGCTGGCATGGCAGGCCCTGAGCAGCAGTGCAGGCATCTGGAAGGTGGACAAGGTCCTTCTAGGGGCCCGCCGCCGGCCCTTCCGG CTGGAGTTTGTCGGTTTGGTGGACTTGGATGGCCCTGACCAGCAGGGAGCTGGGGTGGACAACGTGACCCTGAGGGACTGTAGCCCCACAGTGACCACCGAGAGAGACAGAG aggtCTCCTGTAACTTTGAGCGGGACACATGCAGCTGGTACCCAGGCCACCTCTCAGACACACACTGGCGCTGGGTGGAGAGCCGCGGCCCTGACCACGACCACACCACAGGCCAAG GCCACTTTGTGCTCCTGGACCCCACAGACCCCCTGGCCTGGGGCCACAGTGCCCACCTGCTCTCCAGGCCCCAGGTGCCAGCAGCACCCATGGAGTGTCTCAGCTTCTGGTACCACCTCCATGGGCCCCAGATTG GGACTCTGCGCCTAGCCATGAGACGGGAAGGGGAGGAGACACACCTGTGGTCGCGGtcaggcacccagggcaaccgCTGGCACGAGGCCTGGGCCACCCTTTCCCACCAGCCTGGCTCCCATGCCCAGTACCAG ctgCTGTTCGAGGGCCTCCGGGACGGATACCACGGCACCATGGCGCTGGACGATGTGGCCGTGCGGCCGGGCCCCTGCTGGGCCCCTAATTACTGCTCCTTTGAGGACTCAGACTGCGGCTTCTCCCCTGGAGGCCAAGGTCTCTGGAGGCGGCAGGCCAATGCCTCGGGCCATGCTGCCTGGGGCCCCCCAACAGACCATACCACTGAGACAGCCCAAG GGCACTACATGGTGGTGGACACAAGCCCAGACGCACTACCCCGGGGCCAGACGGCCTCCCTGACCTCCAAGGAGCACAGGCCCCTGGCCCAGCCTGCTTGTCTGACCTTCTGGTACCACGGGAGCCTCCGCAGCCCAG GCACCCTGCGGGTCTACCTGGAGGAGCGCGGGAAGCACCAGGTGCTCAGCCTCAGTGCCCACGGCGGGCTTGCCTGGCGCCTGGGCAGCGTGGACGTGCAGGCCGAGCGAGCCTGGAGG GTTCCTGTGATTTTGAGTCTGGCCTGTGTGGCTGgagccacctggcctggcccGGCCTGGGCGGATACAGCTGGGACTGGGGCGGGGGAGCCACCCCCTCTCGTTACCCCCAGCCCCCTGTGGACCACACCGTGGGCACAGAGGCAG GGAACACAGCCGCACCAGGGTCTCTGCCAGCTGTGGTTGGCAGTGCCCTCCTATTGCTCATGCTCCTGGTGCTGCTGGGACTTGGGGGACGGCGCTGGCTGCAGAAGAGGGGGAGCTGCCCCTTCCAGAGCAACACAGAGGTCACAGCCCCCGGCTTTGACAACATCCTTTTCAATGCG gATGGTGTCACCCTCCCGGCATCTGTCACCAGCGATCCGTAGACCACCCCAGACAAGGCCCCGCTTCCTCATCCAGCACTTGGTCAGACCCTAG
- the MAMDC4 gene encoding apical endosomal glycoprotein isoform X15 has protein sequence MPLPSHLLPALVLFLGHLAVNLPAAGSSGWAWVPNHCRSPGQAVCNFVCDCRDCSDEAQCGYHGASPTLGAPFACDFEQDPCGWRDISTSGYSWLRDRAGAALEGPGPHSDHTLGTDLGWYMAVGTHRGKEASTAALRSPTLREAASSCKLRLWYHAASGDVAELRVELIHGAETLTLWQSTGPWGPGWQELAVTTGRIRGDFRVTFSATRNATHRGAVALDDLEFWDCGLPTPQANCPLGHHHCQNKVCVEPQQLCDGEDNCGDLSDENPLTCGRHIATDFETGLGPWNRSEGWSWNHRAGGPERPSWPRRDHSRNSAQGSFLVSVAEPGTPAILSSPEFQASGTSNCSLVFYQYLRGSEAGCLQLFLQTLGPSAPRAPVLLRRRRGELGTAWVRDRVDIQSAHPFQILLAGQTGPGGVVGLDDLILSDHCRPVSEVSTLQPLPPGPRAPAPQPLPPSSRLQDSCKQGHLACGDLCVPPEQLCDFEEQCAGGEDEQACGTTDFESPEAGGWEDASVGRLQWRRVSAQESQGSSAAAAGHFLSLQRAWGQLGAEARVLTPLLGPSGPSCELHLAYYLQSQPREVSCNFERDTCSWYPGHLSDTHWRWVESRGPDHDHTTGQGHFVLLDPTDPLAWGHSAHLLSRPQVPAAPMECLSFWYHLHGPQIGTLRLAMRREGEETHLWSRSGTQGNRWHEAWATLSHQPGSHAQYQLLFEGLRDGYHGTMALDDVAVRPGPCWAPNYCSFEDSDCGFSPGGQGLWRRQANASGHAAWGPPTDHTTETAQGHYMVVDTSPDALPRGQTASLTSKEHRPLAQPACLTFWYHGSLRSPGTLRVYLEERGKHQVLSLSAHGGLAWRLGSVDVQAERAWRGTQPHQGLCQLWLAVPSYCSCSWCCWDLGDGAGCRRGGAAPSRATQRSQPPALTTSFSMRMVSPSRHLSPAIRRPPQTRPRFLIQHLVRP, from the exons atgcctctgcccagccacctgCTGCCCGCCTTGGTCCTGTTCCTGG GCCACCTGGCTGTCAACCTCCCAGCAGCAGGGTCCTCAGGCTGGGCCTGGGTCCCCAACCACTGCAGGAGTCCTGGCCAGGCCGTGTGCAACTTCGTGTGTGACTGCAGGGACTGCTCAGATGAGGCCCAGTGTG GTTACCACGGGGCCTCGCCCACCCTAGGCGCCCCCTTCGCCTGTGACTTCGAGCAGGACCCCTGCGGCTGGCGGGACATTAGTACCTCAGGCTACAGCTGGCTCCGAGACAGGGCAGGGGCCGCACTGGAGGGTCCTGGGCCTCACTCAGACCACACACTGGGCACCGACTTGG GCTGGTACATGGCCGTTGGAACCCACCGAGGGAAAGAGGCATCCACCGCAGCCCTGCGCTCGCCAACCCTGCGAGAGGCAGCCTCCTCCTGCAAGCTGAGGCTCTGGTACCACGCGGCCTCTGGAG ATGTGGCTGAACTGCGGGTGGAGCTGATCCATGGCGCAGAGACCCTGACCCTGTGGCAGAGCACAGGGCCCTGGGGCCCTGGCTGGCAGGAGTTGGCAGTGACCACAGGCCGCATCCGGGGTGACTTCCGA GTGACCTTCTCTGCCACCCGAAATGCCACCCACAGGGGCGCTGTGGCTCTAGATGACCTAGAGTTCTGGGACTGTGGTCTGCCCA CCCCCCAGGCCAACTGTCCCCTGGGACACCACCACTGCCAGAACAAGGTCTGCGTGGAGCCCCAGCAGCTGTGCGACGGGGAAGACAACTGCGGGGACCTGTCTGATGAGAACCCACTCACCTGTG GCCGCCACATAGCCACCGACTTTGAGACAGGCCTGGGCCCATGGAACCGCTCGGAAGGCTGGTCCTGGAACCACCGCGCTGGTGGTCCTGAGCGCCCCTCCTGGCCACGCCGTGACCACAGCCGGAACAGTGCACAGG GCTCCTTCCTGGTCTCCGTGGCCGAGCCTGGCACCCCTGCTATACTCTCCAGCCCCGAATTCCAAGCCTCAGGCACCTCCAACTGCTCG CTGGTCTTCTATCAGTACCTGCGTGGGTCTGAGGCTGGCTGCCTCCAGCTGTTCCTGCAGACTCTGGGGCCCAGCGCCCCCCGGGCCCCCGTCCTGCTGCGGAGGCGCCGAGGGGAGCTGGGGACCGCCTGGGTCCGAGACCGTGTTGACATCCAGAGCGCCCACCCCTTCCAG ATCCTCCTGGCCGGGCAGACAGGCCCGGGGGGCGTCGTGGGTCTGGACGACCTCATCCTGTCTGACCACTGCAGACCAGTCTCGG AGGTGTCCACCCTGCAGCCGCTGCCTCCTGGGCCCCgggccccagccccccagcccctgccGCCCAGCTCGCGGCTCCAGGATTCCTGCAAGCAGGGGCATCTTGCCTGCGGGGACCTGTGTGTGCCCCCGGAACAACTGTGTGACTTCGAGGAGCAGTGCGCAGGGGGCGAGGACGAGCAGGCCTGCG GCACCACAGACTTTGAGTCCCCCGAGGCCGGGGGCTGGGAGGACGCCAGCGTGGGGCGGCTGCAGTGGCGGCGTGTCTCAGCCCAGGAGAGCCAGGGGTCCAGTGCAGCTGCTGCTG GGCACTTCCTGTCTCTGCAGCGGGCCTGGGGGCAGCTAGGCGCTGAGGCCCGGGTCCTCACACCCCTCCTTGGCCCTTCTGGCCCCAGCTGTGAGCTCCACCTGGCTTATTATTTACAGAGTCAGCCCCGAG aggtCTCCTGTAACTTTGAGCGGGACACATGCAGCTGGTACCCAGGCCACCTCTCAGACACACACTGGCGCTGGGTGGAGAGCCGCGGCCCTGACCACGACCACACCACAGGCCAAG GCCACTTTGTGCTCCTGGACCCCACAGACCCCCTGGCCTGGGGCCACAGTGCCCACCTGCTCTCCAGGCCCCAGGTGCCAGCAGCACCCATGGAGTGTCTCAGCTTCTGGTACCACCTCCATGGGCCCCAGATTG GGACTCTGCGCCTAGCCATGAGACGGGAAGGGGAGGAGACACACCTGTGGTCGCGGtcaggcacccagggcaaccgCTGGCACGAGGCCTGGGCCACCCTTTCCCACCAGCCTGGCTCCCATGCCCAGTACCAG ctgCTGTTCGAGGGCCTCCGGGACGGATACCACGGCACCATGGCGCTGGACGATGTGGCCGTGCGGCCGGGCCCCTGCTGGGCCCCTAATTACTGCTCCTTTGAGGACTCAGACTGCGGCTTCTCCCCTGGAGGCCAAGGTCTCTGGAGGCGGCAGGCCAATGCCTCGGGCCATGCTGCCTGGGGCCCCCCAACAGACCATACCACTGAGACAGCCCAAG GGCACTACATGGTGGTGGACACAAGCCCAGACGCACTACCCCGGGGCCAGACGGCCTCCCTGACCTCCAAGGAGCACAGGCCCCTGGCCCAGCCTGCTTGTCTGACCTTCTGGTACCACGGGAGCCTCCGCAGCCCAG GCACCCTGCGGGTCTACCTGGAGGAGCGCGGGAAGCACCAGGTGCTCAGCCTCAGTGCCCACGGCGGGCTTGCCTGGCGCCTGGGCAGCGTGGACGTGCAGGCCGAGCGAGCCTGGAGG GGAACACAGCCGCACCAGGGTCTCTGCCAGCTGTGGTTGGCAGTGCCCTCCTATTGCTCATGCTCCTGGTGCTGCTGGGACTTGGGGGACGGCGCTGGCTGCAGAAGAGGGGGAGCTGCCCCTTCCAGAGCAACACAGAGGTCACAGCCCCCGGCTTTGACAACATCCTTTTCAATGCG gATGGTGTCACCCTCCCGGCATCTGTCACCAGCGATCCGTAGACCACCCCAGACAAGGCCCCGCTTCCTCATCCAGCACTTGGTCAGACCCTAG